The Treponema medium genome has a window encoding:
- a CDS encoding ABC transporter permease, with protein sequence MNKDTQQHRLKKAAPLLNSIISVTASAAAAAICLAAQSEEPLETLIAFFISPFTNTFYFGNMLDQASLILLCAMGFILPAKAGFFNLGGEGQAYLASFIAVEFALLTPQFPQPFGLIAGCILAALCSGLLGFISAFLKQFLGITELISTYLLSCALLPLIDYGVNDIFRDSASNLMATPYTTEAWFFTSFWPPSTLNSSIFFTVIITALLFWMFKRTRYGYELGLTGNNRAFAQSQGIKVGLISVLALTFGAAAHGLAGAFSVYGSRHYVYAGITSGLGWSGISAALIGRNHPLGAVFGALFFAWMEAGGKAAMLQTSTSFDLSSIVQGIAFILITVDFFRQKRKGSPV encoded by the coding sequence TAAAGATACGCAACAACACCGTCTCAAAAAAGCAGCCCCGCTTTTAAACAGTATTATTTCGGTAACCGCAAGCGCAGCCGCGGCGGCAATCTGTTTGGCAGCGCAGAGCGAAGAACCGCTCGAAACGCTTATCGCGTTTTTTATTTCCCCTTTTACCAATACGTTTTATTTCGGCAATATGCTCGACCAAGCCTCACTCATTTTGCTCTGCGCGATGGGTTTTATCCTTCCGGCAAAGGCAGGCTTTTTCAACCTCGGCGGCGAGGGGCAAGCGTATCTCGCTTCGTTTATCGCGGTGGAATTCGCATTGCTGACACCACAGTTCCCGCAGCCCTTCGGCCTTATCGCCGGATGTATACTCGCGGCTCTTTGCTCCGGCCTTTTAGGTTTTATTTCCGCTTTTTTGAAACAATTTCTCGGCATTACCGAACTGATCAGCACCTATTTATTATCCTGCGCACTGCTCCCACTCATCGACTACGGCGTCAACGATATATTCAGAGATTCTGCAAGCAATCTGATGGCAACCCCATATACAACCGAAGCGTGGTTCTTCACTTCTTTTTGGCCTCCTTCGACATTGAATAGCAGTATCTTTTTTACGGTGATAATAACGGCGCTGCTTTTCTGGATGTTCAAGCGTACCCGCTACGGCTACGAACTCGGATTAACCGGCAATAACCGCGCTTTCGCACAATCCCAAGGAATTAAGGTCGGCTTGATTTCAGTCTTGGCGCTGACATTCGGCGCAGCAGCCCACGGACTTGCGGGCGCATTCAGCGTATACGGCTCGCGACACTATGTCTACGCAGGCATTACGTCGGGACTAGGCTGGAGCGGTATCTCCGCCGCGCTTATCGGGCGCAATCATCCGTTGGGTGCGGTATTCGGCGCGCTGTTTTTTGCGTGGATGGAAGCAGGCGGCAAGGCTGCGATGCTCCAGACAAGCACGTCCTTTGACCTTTCGTCAATTGTACAGGGGATTGCGTTTATATTGATAACGGTTGATTTTTTCCGGCAAAAACGAAAAGGAAGTCCTGTATGA